In 'Nostoc azollae' 0708, the following are encoded in one genomic region:
- a CDS encoding calcium-binding protein: protein MANFIIYDGYYTQNGVGVSNPTNATINGTGVNDVFVTSSATVPNVKVKAGGGDDILKGAADARLEGEAGNDELDITAGAGVYIGGTGNDVYKIYSFAYTDLKIDETGGGTDTVFSQQDFSLSSGATGVTLVASGNQIENLTLDAQSAAITGIGNNLNNQIIGNQQNNILTGLAGVDTIYGSFGDDQIDGGADNDQLFGNQGDDILIAGTGTDTLTGGIGNDKYIIDSADTLVEAAVEGTDTVDVTVLAAGGTWTTSAEVEFINIAGTSSANVTQTNAVDTTIIGNSATNTLISGAGDDTLKGKAGADTLTGGTGADNFEFGGQALALTGLFLGETGTLLRFTGTVTNTIGKDTITDFVSGTDDITLDLSTFNVAALAGSAGLDLSAVANGFISVNQATNTGLDSQNAYFVYNQGTGDFFYNANLNTFGWGGGGAFANLGGATLAAADVSLIA, encoded by the coding sequence ATGGCAAATTTCATTATCTATGATGGCTATTACACTCAGAATGGAGTTGGAGTTTCTAATCCTACTAATGCAACGATTAACGGTACAGGCGTTAACGATGTTTTTGTTACTTCTAGTGCCACTGTACCTAACGTCAAGGTCAAAGCTGGAGGTGGAGATGATATCTTAAAAGGAGCAGCCGATGCAAGACTCGAAGGAGAAGCTGGTAATGACGAGCTTGATATAACCGCTGGCGCAGGTGTTTATATAGGTGGTACAGGAAACGATGTTTATAAGATTTACTCTTTTGCATACACAGACTTAAAGATCGACGAAACAGGTGGTGGAACAGATACCGTTTTTTCACAGCAGGACTTTTCTTTATCAAGTGGTGCAACTGGAGTTACATTAGTTGCAAGCGGAAATCAGATCGAGAACCTGACTCTTGATGCTCAGAGCGCTGCCATTACAGGCATAGGAAATAACCTTAACAATCAGATTATCGGCAATCAGCAAAATAATATCTTAACTGGATTAGCTGGTGTTGATACCATTTATGGCAGCTTCGGCGACGATCAAATTGATGGCGGTGCCGATAATGATCAATTATTCGGTAATCAAGGAGATGACATCTTAATTGCTGGAACAGGCACAGATACCTTGACTGGTGGAATTGGTAATGATAAGTACATTATTGATTCTGCTGATACTCTCGTAGAGGCTGCGGTCGAAGGCACTGATACTGTTGACGTTACCGTCCTTGCTGCTGGCGGTACTTGGACTACTAGTGCAGAAGTTGAATTCATTAATATCGCTGGAACCAGCTCTGCTAATGTCACACAAACCAACGCTGTTGATACCACTATAATTGGAAACTCTGCTACTAATACCCTCATCAGTGGCGCAGGCGATGACACTCTGAAAGGAAAGGCTGGTGCTGATACTCTCACAGGAGGAACAGGCGCTGACAATTTTGAATTTGGTGGTCAAGCTTTAGCTTTAACTGGGCTATTTTTAGGAGAAACAGGGACACTTTTACGGTTCACAGGGACAGTAACTAATACCATCGGCAAAGATACAATTACGGACTTCGTGTCTGGAACAGATGATATTACTCTAGACCTTAGCACCTTTAACGTCGCTGCACTAGCAGGTTCTGCAGGGTTAGATTTATCAGCTGTTGCTAATGGTTTTATCTCAGTCAACCAAGCTACTAATACTGGTCTTGATTCTCAAAATGCCTACTTTGTTTATAATCAAGGAACTGGAGACTTTTTCTACAATGCAAACTTGAACACTTTTGGTTGGGGAGGAGGCGGAGCCTTCGCTAACTTGGGAGGCGCAACCTTAGCCGCCGCAGACGTATCACTCATAGCTTAA
- a CDS encoding glycosyltransferase family 4 protein, with the protein MPTEPYNWISSQIGAREHYTIPRALQQQGQLTHLITDAWVSPQSALNYLPKSVLANLRERYHPDLNQASVHAFNSSLIRFELTQRLQKKIGWERVIARNQWFQQQTIKTLAGLSDQITTPLILFSYSYAALDIFRFAKQQGWYTVLCQIDPGLWEEKMVTQEYERYPQYRANWQPAPPEYWQTWREECTLADVIVVNSNWSSQLLEKTGVEPKKIHIIPLVYTPPEAASNFVRTYPELFSQERPLRVLFLGQVILRKGIAAVLDAVQLLEGFAVDFWIVGSVQIEIPSHFQNHPQIRWLGHVNRSKTAQYYQRADVFLFPTISDGFGLTQLEAQAWKLPIIASRSCGEVVVDNVNGWILEEVSGNKIANLIQSILRDSAQLRYLSNGLASPLKFSLANLFQSLQDSIL; encoded by the coding sequence ATGCCTACAGAACCTTATAACTGGATATCCTCCCAGATTGGAGCCCGTGAGCATTACACCATACCTAGAGCTTTACAACAGCAGGGACAGCTTACTCACTTGATTACAGATGCTTGGGTATCACCTCAATCTGCACTAAATTATTTACCTAAATCTGTCTTAGCTAATTTACGGGAAAGATACCACCCAGACTTAAATCAAGCATCTGTTCACGCTTTCAATAGTTCTTTAATTCGATTTGAATTAACTCAACGTTTGCAAAAGAAGATAGGATGGGAACGAGTTATTGCTCGTAATCAATGGTTTCAACAACAGACTATCAAGACCTTAGCAGGGCTATCTGACCAGATTACAACTCCTCTCATACTATTTTCCTACAGCTATGCGGCTTTAGACATTTTTCGATTTGCAAAACAACAGGGATGGTATACAGTCCTATGTCAAATTGACCCAGGTTTGTGGGAAGAAAAAATGGTTACTCAAGAGTATGAACGATACCCCCAATATCGTGCAAACTGGCAACCAGCACCTCCTGAATATTGGCAAACCTGGAGAGAAGAATGTACTCTAGCTGATGTTATTGTGGTCAATTCCAATTGGTCGAGTCAACTCCTAGAAAAAACAGGTGTTGAGCCTAAAAAAATTCATATCATTCCATTAGTATATACTCCACCAGAGGCAGCTAGTAACTTTGTCCGTACTTATCCAGAATTATTTTCTCAAGAGCGTCCTTTAAGGGTATTATTTTTGGGACAGGTAATTTTGCGAAAAGGAATTGCGGCTGTATTAGATGCTGTTCAATTACTTGAGGGATTTGCTGTTGACTTCTGGATTGTCGGCTCTGTGCAAATTGAGATTCCATCTCATTTCCAAAACCATCCGCAAATTCGTTGGTTAGGCCATGTTAACAGGAGTAAAACAGCACAATACTACCAGAGGGCAGATGTGTTTTTGTTCCCGACTATTTCCGATGGGTTTGGATTAACTCAACTGGAAGCACAAGCATGGAAATTACCTATTATTGCTTCTCGTTCCTGTGGTGAGGTAGTTGTAGATAATGTGAATGGTTGGATTTTGGAGGAAGTTAGTGGCAATAAAATTGCTAATTTGATACAGTCTATTTTGAGAGATTCAGCGCAATTACGATATTTGTCTAATGGTTTAGCTTCACCATTAAAGTTTAGTCTTGCAAATTTATTTCAGTCATTACAAGATTCCATTCTCTAA
- a CDS encoding glycosyltransferase family 4 protein produces the protein MKYAQIQKISVIFYSILPSPYQRDLFYAISQHPSLNLKILYLESAYVDSPWPEKPLQPYEQVLPGFHLAWGLSRFHFNWHFPSTTGVDVVVLNGYMNVTTQLLLRLHAQKIPCIFWGEKMVGGSQGIKEKLQKYLAGSLKYCRAIAAIGTKAQQDYQQRFPDQPIFNIPYYCDLSTFSQDLPQRPRNPVTILFCGQIIARKGVDVLTQAFDNLIQAGLDARLLLVGREAELPQLLELLPIITRQKIEYAGFQSPENLPHFFREADIFVLPSRYDGWGVVVNQALGAGLPIICSDTVGAAYDLVETGKNGFLFPSGDVVSLTEILIYYLNNPETIAAASEQSLKKAINFSLQAGAESWIEVFQKVAR, from the coding sequence ATGAAATATGCCCAGATTCAAAAAATTAGTGTCATTTTCTATTCTATACTGCCATCTCCATATCAAAGAGATTTGTTCTACGCCATATCTCAACATCCTAGTTTAAACTTAAAAATCTTATACTTAGAATCAGCTTATGTCGATTCTCCTTGGCCTGAAAAACCCTTGCAACCTTATGAACAAGTATTACCAGGGTTTCATTTAGCTTGGGGTTTATCCCGATTTCATTTTAACTGGCATTTTCCATCAACCACTGGAGTTGATGTGGTGGTGCTAAATGGCTATATGAATGTAACTACTCAATTGTTACTCAGATTGCACGCTCAAAAAATTCCTTGTATTTTTTGGGGTGAAAAAATGGTGGGTGGTTCACAGGGAATTAAAGAAAAATTACAAAAATACTTAGCAGGTAGTTTAAAATATTGTCGAGCGATCGCTGCCATTGGCACTAAAGCACAACAAGACTACCAACAACGTTTTCCTGATCAACCTATTTTTAATATTCCTTACTATTGTGATTTAAGTACTTTTAGCCAAGATTTACCCCAGCGTCCACGCAATCCCGTTACTATTCTATTTTGTGGTCAGATAATTGCCCGCAAGGGAGTTGATGTTCTCACTCAAGCATTTGATAATCTGATTCAAGCTGGTTTAGATGCTCGTTTATTGCTGGTGGGAAGAGAAGCAGAACTTCCTCAATTGTTAGAATTATTACCCATAATAACTCGGCAAAAAATTGAATACGCAGGATTTCAATCTCCTGAAAATTTGCCTCATTTCTTTCGAGAAGCTGATATATTTGTCTTACCTAGTCGATATGATGGCTGGGGAGTAGTTGTTAATCAAGCTCTTGGGGCTGGATTACCTATTATTTGTTCTGATACAGTTGGTGCTGCTTATGATTTAGTTGAAACGGGTAAAAATGGCTTTCTATTTCCATCAGGTGATGTTGTTAGTCTAACTGAAATTTTAATATATTATTTAAACAATCCAGAAACAATTGCAGCCGCAAGCGAACAATCACTAAAAAAAGCAATTAATTTTTCGCTACAGGCAGGTGCAGAAAGTTGGATTGAAGTGTTTCAAAAAGTGGCTCGATAG
- a CDS encoding glycosyltransferase family 4 protein: protein MRILFVSSSSGSRGGGELYLIYLGQELANRGYAVGLWCSQHPIMNELASSFGRFGEVLRSPYQNTYSLKLRSFTHIFPQINQKIISQWQAFKPDILHFNKQNLEDGLDLLSWSHYLSIPYLVTIHITQTQDSLGAFLGKWRDLIAKISLRKYRGSLVAISEHRGKELTSFLATSSASSEKIVVIQNGVPIPEETEHLVKRQASRLQLKLHPEELLILAVGRMEAQKQPLLFLQWASHLKSNLPSARFLWVGDGRLTSLWDQWVIENHAQDYIQRLSWQNDVTPYLAAADGFFHPAAFEGLPFALLEAMAWSLPCVITSTLADELKFPQGVYFVASEQDQFKDLKNFINSQERNAVANVGYQIIKEQFSLEKMVDTYVSLYIAILNY from the coding sequence ATGCGAATCTTATTTGTTAGCAGCAGTTCTGGGTCACGAGGTGGAGGTGAACTCTATTTAATTTATCTGGGGCAAGAACTAGCAAATCGGGGCTATGCTGTGGGATTGTGGTGTTCTCAACATCCGATCATGAATGAATTAGCAAGTTCATTTGGTAGGTTTGGAGAAGTATTGCGCTCGCCATACCAAAACACATACAGTCTTAAATTAAGATCCTTTACCCATATATTCCCCCAAATAAATCAAAAGATTATTTCTCAGTGGCAAGCATTTAAACCTGATATTCTTCATTTCAACAAGCAGAATTTAGAAGATGGTTTAGATTTACTATCCTGGAGTCATTATTTATCAATTCCGTATTTGGTAACCATTCATATTACCCAAACGCAGGACAGCTTAGGGGCATTCTTGGGAAAGTGGCGGGATTTAATAGCCAAAATCTCATTGAGAAAATATAGAGGTTCACTAGTAGCAATTTCCGAACATCGAGGTAAAGAATTAACATCTTTCCTTGCTACCTCATCTGCAAGTTCAGAAAAAATAGTCGTTATCCAGAATGGAGTTCCAATACCAGAGGAAACAGAACATTTAGTCAAACGACAAGCATCTCGTTTACAACTAAAACTTCATCCAGAAGAATTATTAATATTAGCAGTGGGAAGAATGGAAGCACAAAAACAACCACTGCTATTTTTACAATGGGCTAGTCACCTCAAAAGCAATCTACCATCTGCTCGTTTCTTATGGGTGGGAGATGGTCGCTTAACTTCTTTATGGGATCAATGGGTGATAGAAAATCATGCCCAAGACTATATCCAACGCCTAAGCTGGCAAAATGACGTAACACCATATTTAGCAGCCGCAGACGGATTTTTTCATCCTGCGGCCTTTGAAGGTTTACCATTTGCACTATTAGAAGCAATGGCTTGGTCTTTACCCTGTGTAATTACCTCAACTCTGGCGGATGAGTTAAAGTTTCCTCAAGGTGTTTATTTCGTAGCTTCTGAACAAGACCAATTTAAAGATCTAAAGAATTTTATTAATTCTCAGGAGCGTAATGCAGTAGCAAATGTTGGCTATCAAATAATCAAAGAGCAATTTTCCCTGGAAAAAATGGTAGATACCTACGTATCCTTATATATAGCAATTCTAAATTATTAA
- a CDS encoding glycosyltransferase, translating to MKVLHIIPSISPKLGGPTQVVLNLVRALRKEGIDVEIATTNDDDGLLLNVPLLECVEYQGLPVWFFPHAARIKAFLPSLAFTQWLWQNIKNYDILDNHYLFSYLPSCAAIFAQWQQVPYTVRIMGQLTPWALAQSKLKKHVYSYLIEKRNLNQAAAIHCTSVGEMEDVIAFGVKPPKVVLPLGVNPPTLIGDAKSQLQYRYNVSEEVPIILFLSRLHYKKRPELLIQTLGELKKQEQNFYLLIAGSGQDTYVQSLQKMVASLNITNQTSFVGFVSGYEKDLLLQGSDLFVLPTYSENFGIALAEAMVSGLPIITTPGVQIAPEIDEAEAGIIVEGEIGSLKSAIADLLKNPQLREKMGKNGRLVALQRYSWQTVAQQLVSTYQAILNQEQG from the coding sequence ATGAAAGTTTTACATATAATTCCTTCTATCAGCCCTAAACTCGGTGGTCCAACTCAGGTAGTCTTGAATTTAGTACGGGCTTTAAGGAAAGAAGGAATTGATGTAGAAATTGCCACAACTAATGATGATGACGGACTGTTGCTAAATGTGCCATTGTTGGAGTGTGTAGAATACCAGGGATTACCAGTTTGGTTTTTTCCCCATGCAGCTAGAATAAAAGCATTTTTACCTTCTTTGGCATTTACACAGTGGTTGTGGCAAAACATCAAAAATTATGACATTTTAGATAATCACTATTTATTTTCCTATCTTCCTAGCTGTGCTGCTATTTTTGCCCAGTGGCAACAAGTTCCATACACAGTGAGAATTATGGGACAATTAACGCCTTGGGCATTGGCACAAAGTAAGTTAAAAAAGCATGTTTACAGTTATTTAATTGAAAAACGTAATTTAAATCAAGCAGCTGCTATTCACTGTACATCTGTAGGTGAAATGGAGGATGTGATCGCTTTTGGAGTGAAGCCGCCAAAAGTTGTTTTACCCCTGGGAGTTAATCCTCCAACATTAATTGGTGATGCTAAATCTCAATTACAATATCGGTATAATGTTTCTGAGGAAGTTCCTATTATTCTTTTTCTCTCCCGTCTGCACTATAAAAAACGTCCTGAACTGTTAATTCAAACATTAGGTGAGTTAAAAAAACAAGAACAGAACTTCTATTTACTGATTGCTGGTTCTGGACAAGACACGTATGTTCAATCTTTGCAGAAAATGGTCGCATCTCTCAATATAACAAACCAAACTTCATTTGTCGGGTTTGTTAGTGGGTATGAGAAAGACTTGTTGTTACAAGGTTCTGACTTGTTTGTACTGCCAACTTATTCGGAAAATTTTGGTATTGCTTTAGCAGAAGCTATGGTGTCCGGTTTACCAATTATCACAACTCCAGGTGTACAAATCGCTCCAGAAATTGATGAAGCTGAAGCTGGAATAATTGTAGAAGGAGAAATAGGATCTTTAAAAAGTGCGATCGCTGATCTTTTAAAGAATCCCCAATTACGGGAAAAAATGGGTAAAAATGGTCGCCTCGTTGCTCTGCAACGCTATTCATGGCAGACAGTTGCTCAACAGTTAGTCTCTACTTACCAAGCTATTCTTAATCAAGAACAAGGGTGA
- a CDS encoding YdcF family protein: protein MKRSYYLLKKYWILSLASFSLVFLSIIPIRIAIASYQAPHPQAILTLGGGQEREKFTAEFAQNHPNLHIWISSGILPAQAFAIFEEVSIPTERIHLDYRAVDTVTNCTTLVHDFHKYHIKHIYLITSDFHLPRAKTIATLVLGSQGITFTPISIPSERPRESIFPIVRDSGRSLLWIVSGRTGASLNPRFLSPLYVSR from the coding sequence ATGAAGCGGTCATATTACCTGCTAAAAAAATATTGGATTCTAAGTTTAGCCAGTTTTAGTCTAGTTTTTCTGAGCATTATCCCTATCAGAATTGCGATTGCCTCATACCAAGCACCCCATCCCCAAGCTATCCTTACCCTTGGCGGTGGTCAAGAACGAGAAAAGTTTACAGCTGAATTTGCCCAAAATCATCCTAATTTACACATCTGGATTTCCAGTGGTATACTCCCAGCCCAAGCCTTTGCTATTTTTGAGGAAGTAAGTATTCCCACAGAGCGTATTCACCTTGACTACCGTGCTGTTGATACAGTTACTAATTGTACTACCCTTGTCCACGATTTCCACAAATACCATATTAAACACATTTATCTAATTACCTCAGATTTTCACCTTCCCAGAGCTAAAACCATAGCTACGCTAGTGTTAGGTAGTCAAGGGATCACCTTTACCCCCATTTCTATTCCCTCCGAACGACCCAGAGAATCTATATTTCCCATTGTCCGTGATAGTGGACGCTCTTTATTGTGGATTGTATCAGGTCGTACCGGAGCAAGTTTAAACCCTCGTTTTCTGTCTCCATTGTATGTGTCTAGATAA
- a CDS encoding GumC family protein: MNKQNASRISTFNENGRPIITPEILPYQNFSYLESEEDEGSLKNILAVVQRRVLIIAGVVSVVMATVIYSTVNEETIYQGNFQILVEPVNSDSTLGQIPLPDSTIPKSNLDYESQIQVLRSQELMKDILPNLQSSYPDITYKSLLKNLTIRRLGSTKVIEISYKNRDRKKIEIVLNTLSNFYLEYSLEKRKTKLNQGVQFVEKQLPAIRNRVAQLQQQLQIFRQRYDFLDPENQSGLVATQLQQLEEQRLGIDQQLATARASYVGLSTPQGQQATLNQAPIYSQLVSQLRQLETQLSVELARFQPDSPSISVLEEKRENILPLIEDEQKRYIGLKFAEAITLIQKLEVQSQELAKVENQTKIKLEQLPILARQYSEIQRNLQLANESLNRFLATRESLVIQVAQTELPWELIQPPNQGELPILPNIPRNLLMGLFSSLALGIAIGFLLEKLDNTYHDIGSLKEKIKLPFLGTLPIDRSVAGYQSSYLNFTSGSQSESRKGSEVNGWLSNLFRRQSKVYNYYGQGLFWESLQVLYANIQLLNSDQPIRSLTISSTMPGDGKTTVSFHLAQIAAALGKRVLLVDGDLRRAQVHKLSNLQNLSGLSNVLTSNMPVEQVIQQLPEMSSLSVITAGSVPPDPARLLASDKMKQLMEYFNENFDLVIYDAPPMLGLVDARLLAPQTDGMLLVVRIDKTDKSAMMQLQDSLINSPINVLGVVANGDKQKLTSYNYYYSAGREARQP, encoded by the coding sequence ATGAACAAGCAGAATGCTAGTAGAATCTCAACTTTTAATGAAAATGGTAGGCCAATAATTACGCCTGAAATATTGCCATATCAGAACTTTTCCTACTTGGAATCTGAAGAAGATGAAGGCAGTCTAAAAAACATCTTAGCTGTTGTTCAAAGACGGGTCTTAATAATTGCTGGCGTTGTATCTGTAGTCATGGCTACTGTTATTTATTCAACGGTCAACGAAGAAACCATTTATCAAGGCAATTTTCAGATTTTAGTTGAACCTGTTAATAGCGATAGTACATTAGGCCAAATACCACTGCCTGATTCTACTATCCCTAAATCTAATCTAGATTACGAAAGTCAAATTCAGGTTCTCAGAAGCCAGGAATTGATGAAAGATATTTTGCCAAATTTACAATCTTCCTATCCTGATATTACCTATAAATCACTGCTCAAAAATTTAACTATCCGACGTTTGGGTTCAACCAAAGTTATAGAAATAAGCTATAAAAACCGAGATCGCAAGAAAATTGAAATTGTATTAAATACACTTTCTAACTTCTATCTAGAATACAGTTTAGAAAAACGTAAAACCAAGTTAAATCAGGGAGTTCAATTCGTAGAAAAACAATTACCTGCTATCAGAAATCGGGTAGCTCAATTGCAACAACAATTGCAAATATTCCGACAAAGATACGACTTTCTGGATCCAGAAAACCAGTCTGGTCTAGTTGCAACACAACTCCAACAATTGGAAGAGCAGCGACTAGGAATTGATCAACAGTTAGCTACAGCACGAGCCAGTTATGTAGGCTTATCAACACCACAAGGACAACAGGCAACCTTAAATCAAGCGCCCATATATAGTCAATTAGTATCTCAATTGAGGCAGTTGGAAACTCAGCTATCTGTAGAATTAGCACGTTTTCAACCGGATAGTCCATCCATATCAGTATTAGAAGAAAAAAGAGAAAATATTTTGCCTCTCATAGAAGACGAGCAAAAGCGGTATATAGGGTTAAAATTCGCTGAAGCAATTACTCTGATTCAGAAACTAGAGGTACAAAGTCAAGAACTAGCTAAAGTAGAAAACCAAACAAAAATCAAACTTGAGCAATTACCAATTTTAGCCAGACAATACAGTGAAATTCAGCGGAATTTGCAACTAGCAAATGAAAGTCTCAATCGGTTTTTAGCTACTCGTGAAAGCCTGGTAATTCAAGTAGCTCAAACAGAATTGCCGTGGGAATTAATACAACCACCAAATCAAGGGGAATTACCTATATTACCAAATATACCCCGGAATTTACTAATGGGATTATTTAGCAGTTTAGCTTTGGGAATTGCTATTGGCTTCCTATTGGAAAAACTAGATAATACGTATCATGATATTGGCAGTCTGAAGGAAAAAATAAAATTGCCCTTCCTGGGAACTCTTCCCATCGACAGAAGCGTTGCAGGTTATCAATCTTCTTACCTCAATTTCACTTCTGGTTCACAATCTGAATCCCGTAAGGGCTCTGAAGTAAATGGTTGGTTATCTAATCTTTTCCGTCGTCAGAGTAAAGTCTATAACTATTATGGACAAGGGCTATTTTGGGAATCATTACAGGTTCTTTATGCCAATATTCAACTGCTAAATTCTGATCAACCAATTCGTTCTTTAACTATTTCTTCCACTATGCCAGGAGATGGGAAAACCACAGTTTCTTTCCATCTTGCACAAATAGCAGCAGCCTTGGGGAAACGAGTCTTACTTGTGGATGGTGACTTACGACGCGCCCAGGTTCATAAATTATCAAATTTGCAGAATTTGTCAGGTTTAAGTAATGTTCTTACTTCCAATATGCCAGTTGAACAGGTGATTCAACAATTACCTGAGATGAGTTCATTATCTGTAATTACGGCTGGTTCAGTCCCACCAGATCCAGCCAGATTGCTGGCATCAGATAAGATGAAACAACTGATGGAATACTTCAATGAGAATTTTGATTTGGTAATTTATGATGCTCCTCCCATGCTGGGGTTAGTTGATGCCAGACTACTAGCACCTCAGACTGATGGTATGCTGCTGGTGGTGAGGATAGACAAAACAGATAAGTCGGCTATGATGCAACTTCAGGATAGCTTGATAAACTCTCCCATCAATGTCTTAGGTGTGGTTGCTAACGGGGATAAGCAAAAACTTACTAGTTACAATTACTACTATAGTGCTGGTAGGGAAGCTAGACAACCTTAA
- a CDS encoding DUF4327 family protein, translated as MSVNTVSSINYYSLDVIQDEARRLVQKGIVSRQQPIYTLCQYIPAREWVCVECELEKCDFLLRDRIGDLIGREEWDND; from the coding sequence ATGAGTGTGAATACGGTGTCCTCTATAAATTACTACTCTCTAGACGTAATCCAGGACGAAGCACGCCGACTGGTGCAAAAGGGAATTGTGAGCCGTCAACAACCAATATATACACTCTGTCAATACATTCCAGCGAGAGAGTGGGTTTGTGTTGAATGTGAATTGGAGAAATGTGACTTTTTATTGCGTGATCGCATTGGCGATTTAATAGGTCGGGAAGAATGGGACAACGACTAA
- the rbfA gene encoding 30S ribosome-binding factor RbfA, with the protein MATNRRVSRVAELIKREVSQMLLNGIKDDRVGTGMVSVTDVDVSGDLQHAKIFVSIYGTQEAKAETMAGLKSATGYVRSELGARVRLRRTPEVIFVEDRSLERGTKVLSLLNQLQQERSLESTQEDDQDFPE; encoded by the coding sequence ATGGCTACAAATCGCCGCGTTTCCCGCGTTGCTGAATTAATTAAACGAGAAGTTAGCCAAATGTTGCTCAACGGTATTAAGGATGACCGTGTGGGGACAGGAATGGTAAGTGTCACCGATGTGGATGTTTCCGGTGATTTACAACACGCCAAAATCTTCGTCAGTATTTATGGGACCCAGGAAGCAAAGGCTGAAACAATGGCAGGCTTAAAATCAGCGACCGGTTATGTTCGCAGTGAACTGGGTGCTAGGGTAAGGCTACGTCGCACTCCAGAAGTGATATTTGTTGAAGATCGCTCTCTTGAACGAGGTACTAAAGTGCTAAGTCTATTAAACCAACTCCAGCAGGAGCGTTCACTGGAAAGCACACAGGAAGATGACCAAGATTTTCCTGAATAA
- a CDS encoding DUF751 family protein codes for MFDGFWDNVFRYPRYLITIVLGLFLNTFEPLMPLLKRPVTLIAFVGLFAGSLVFLTLTIRAMLGLSTI; via the coding sequence ATGTTTGACGGATTTTGGGATAACGTATTTCGCTACCCCCGGTACTTGATTACTATTGTCTTAGGTCTTTTCCTGAATACCTTTGAGCCATTAATGCCGCTGTTGAAACGCCCAGTTACCTTAATAGCCTTTGTAGGCTTGTTTGCAGGTAGTCTGGTTTTCCTAACGCTCACTATTCGGGCGATGCTGGGCTTGAGTACAATTTAG
- a CDS encoding DNA adenine methylase: MISQIPKKTCPRPFLKWAGGKSRLIQQYQQYFPTNYQTYYEPFLGGGAVFFHLRPTKAILTDINTDLITTYRCVRDNVEELIELLQKHKNLHNREYYYEVRSDLQTTDIEKAARFIYLNKTCFNGLYRVNSQGKFNVPVGKYKNPGICQEDILKIASQELSLAEIKQADFTEVLKYAKTSDDFVFFDPPYCPVSQTSYFTAYSRYCFGETQQVQLRDVFIELAKCGVKVMLCNSDCEFTRNIYRNFNIQTITAARSINPNPKKRGNINEVLVTSY; this comes from the coding sequence ATGATAAGTCAAATCCCCAAAAAAACTTGTCCACGTCCCTTTTTGAAGTGGGCAGGGGGTAAAAGTAGGTTAATTCAGCAATATCAACAATATTTTCCCACAAATTACCAAACTTACTATGAACCCTTTTTAGGAGGAGGGGCTGTTTTTTTTCATCTGCGACCAACTAAAGCTATCTTAACTGATATTAATACCGATCTAATTACTACTTATCGCTGCGTTAGAGATAATGTTGAAGAATTAATTGAACTTCTTCAAAAACATAAAAACCTACATAATCGAGAGTATTACTATGAAGTACGTTCTGATCTTCAAACCACGGATATAGAAAAAGCGGCTCGGTTTATTTATCTGAATAAAACCTGTTTTAATGGTTTATATCGGGTCAATTCCCAAGGTAAATTTAACGTCCCTGTGGGTAAATATAAAAATCCTGGGATTTGTCAAGAAGATATATTAAAAATTGCATCACAAGAACTTTCTCTAGCTGAGATTAAACAAGCTGATTTTACAGAAGTCTTAAAATATGCGAAAACCAGTGATGATTTTGTGTTTTTTGATCCTCCATATTGTCCTGTCAGTCAAACTAGCTATTTTACAGCTTACAGTCGATATTGTTTTGGTGAAACTCAGCAAGTTCAATTAAGAGACGTATTTATTGAATTAGCTAAATGCGGTGTAAAAGTTATGCTGTGTAATTCAGATTGTGAGTTTACTCGTAATATTTATAGGAATTTTAATATTCAGACGATAACAGCAGCAAGATCAATTAATCCTAATCCTAAAAAGCGTGGAAATATTAATGAAGTCTTAGTAACTTCTTATTAA